In Sorghum bicolor cultivar BTx623 chromosome 10, Sorghum_bicolor_NCBIv3, whole genome shotgun sequence, one genomic interval encodes:
- the LOC8069374 gene encoding uncharacterized protein LOC8069374: protein MGVELDLSELAVLRPIQTAAGGAATTTTAARPAGDDADGPDAADTGCVTPTAKSSLLPRMGLGLGGGLDIDAAAAAAAVAACVTPTASPCLLRPATVCPPAPRKPARPVLPPSDNKRKRCCVRPGLQRAFFPVPHDLSTVFVPRGPADRSPPPPPRAAKKIRLHVVG, encoded by the coding sequence ATGGGCGTCGAGCTCGACCTTTCTGAATTGGCCGTGCTCCGGCCGATCCAGACCGCGGCGGGCGGcgccgcgacgacgacgacggcggctcgACCGGCGGGCGACGACGCCGACGGCCCGGACGCCGCCGACACGGGCTGCGTCACGCCGACGGCGAAGAGCTCCCTGCTGCCGCGCATGGGCCTGGGCCTAGGCGGCGGCCTGGAcatcgacgccgccgccgccgccgccgcagtcgCGGCCTGCGTCACGCCGACGGCGTCGCCGTGCCTGCTACGGCCGGCCACGGTGTGCCCTCCGGCGCCGCGGAAGCCGGCGAGGCCGGTGCTGCCGCCTTCCGACAACAAGAGGAAGCGCTGCTGTGTCCGACCGGGCCTGCAGCGCGCCTTCTTCCCCGTGCCGCACGACCTCTCCACCGTGTTCGTGCCGCGCGGCCCCGCGGacaggtcgccgccgccgcctcctcgggcCGCCAAGAAGATCCGCCTGCACGTCGTGGGCTGA